The Rhodothermales bacterium genome contains the following window.
CTGGCAGAACATTACCCCCCTTTCCTTCCCCCGTACCCACGGGCGCACCGTCATCGCCTTCGCGCCCTCGATCCCGGATGTGGCCTACCTGTACACCACCACGTTGAGCGAGACCAACGACCGGGAAGACGTACGCCTCCACAAAATCGACGTGTCTACCGGCGACGCGGAGGACCGGAGCGACAACCTGCCGACTTTTGGCGAAGCCGGCAACATCGACACCCAGTTCAACTACAACATGGCCCTCGCCGTCAAGCCCGACGACGCGGACTTTCTGGTGCTCGGCGGTACCAACCTCTACCGCTCGCGCACGGCCTTCGCCACGCGCGCGCTGGACCGGGTCGATGTCTGGATCGGCGGCTACGATGCCGCCGAGAACGACTTCGGGCTCTACCCTGCCCACCACCCGGATCAGCACGCGCTCGTGTTCGACCATTCCGACCCGAACCGCCTCTACACCGGCAACGACGGCGGCGTCTACCGAACGAACGACATCCGTCGACCCGACGCCGTGATCTGGGAGGATCGCAATCGGGGCTACACCGTGTCGCAGTTCTACTCTGTCGCCCTCGCGGCCGGCGCCGGCGATCCACGCGTCGCTGGTGGCACCCAGGATAACGGCACGCCCTATCTGCGCACCGACGACCTGGACGACGACTCACGCAACATCAGCGTCGGCGACGGGGGCCAGCTGTATTTCGGTGAACGCAACGCGTATGTGGCTATCCAACAAGGCGACATCCTCAAACTCACCTACAACAGCTCGGGAGACCCGACCTTCGCCGGCTTCAGCTTCATGCACCCGCAGGACGCCACGAACCAGCTCTTCGTCAACCCGTTCGTCGTCAACCCCAACGACGAGACCACGATGTTCTACGCCGGCGGGTCGCAGCTCTGGACCCACACCGATCTGCCCGGCATCCAGAGCGGGCTCACCTCGCGCGACGGCATCACCGAGGTCTGGAGCATCCTCACCGACCTGCCGGCGCTCGCGCCGCGCGTCATCACGGCCATGGCCATCTCGGAATCCCCCGCCCACGTGCTGTATTACGGCGCCAGCGATATCCGGGACGAGGCCGCGCTGGGCCCCCGCCTCTTTCGGATAGATGACGCACAGGACGCGCCGCAGGTCGCCCGCGACATCACGCCATCGGGCCTGCCGGCGAGCGCGTATGTCGTCGATATCGCCATCAATCCCCTTGATGCAACCGAGATGCTCGTTGTTTTCTCTAACTACAACGTGATCGGACTCTACCATTCCACCAGCGCTGGCGATCGGTTTACGGCCGTGGAGGGCAACCTCGCGGGCACCACCGCGCAACCCGGCCCTTCGCTTCGCAGCGCGGCGATCCTGACGATCGATGGCGAGACGCACTATGTCGTCGGCACCAGCGCCGGCCTGTTCGCGACGCACGCGCTGAGCGGCGGCGCCACGGTATGGAACCCGGAAGCCGGCGACGATATCGGCATGGCGGTTGTAACCGACCTCGCGGTGCGGCAAGGGGATGGCATCCTGGCGGCGGCCACCCACGGACGGGGGTTGTACCTGGCGAGCGCCGACGACGCGTTTAATCCGTTGCCGCGGCCGGAGATCTTCCAGCTGTCGCAGAATTACCCCAATCCGTTTGCCACCACGACGCGTATCCCGTACGATCTGGTGACGGAAAGCCGCGTTTCACTGGCGATATTCGACCTCGCCGGCCGGCGCATCGCCCGGCTGGTCGATCAAGAAACGCGGGGAGAGGGCCGGCACGAGGTAATTTTCGACGCCGGCCGCCTCGCCAGCGGCACCTATCTCTTTCAGATCGTCGTCTCGCCCCTTGAAGGCGCCGAGGCGGGCGCTACCGTGGCGCGAACCCGCAAGATGATGATCATCAAATAACTCTTTCGGTCTCGTATCGTGATAAACCTGCCTCGTTGTAGCGGGATCTTGCTGCACATCACCTCGCTCCCCTCTCCCTATGGCATCGGCGACCTCGGCGCGTCGGCCTATCAGTTCGTCGATTTTCTCGCCCACACCGGGCAGCGCGTCTGGCAGGTATTGCCGCTCGTGCCGGCAGGGTACGGCAACTCGCCGTACGCCAGCCCGTCTACCTTCGCCAGCAACCCGCTCCTCATCAGCCCGGAGCGGCTGCGCGAGGCCGGCCTCCTGCGCGACGAAGACTTTGGCCGCGTGCCGGACTTTCCGGTCGACCAGGTGGATTTCGACGCCGTCTCCAACTATAAATTCCAGCTGCTCGACACGGCCTTCCGCCGCTTCGAAGCCGGCGAATCGACGCTCTTCCTCGCCGACTTCGAGGCCTACTGCGCCCGCGAGAGCCACTGGCTCGATGACTATGCCCTCTTTGTCGTCCTCAAATACATCCACGACGGGAAGACCTGGACCGAGTGGGAGGATGGCCTCAAACGCCGCCGGGCGGCCGCGCTGCGCGAGGCCCGCAAGGTCCACGCGCACGGCATCCGCATGCAGATGTTCTGGCAGTTTCTGTTCGATCTCCAATGGCAGACGCTGAAGCAGTACAGCAATCAGCGGGGGATCTCGATCATCGGCGACCTGCCCATCTACGTCGCCCACGACAGCGCCGACGTCTGGGCCAACGCGAAGCTGTTCCACCTGGACGCCGAAGGCTGGCAGACGGTGGT
Protein-coding sequences here:
- the malQ gene encoding 4-alpha-glucanotransferase, whose protein sequence is MVINLPRCSGILLHITSLPSPYGIGDLGASAYQFVDFLAHTGQRVWQVLPLVPAGYGNSPYASPSTFASNPLLISPERLREAGLLRDEDFGRVPDFPVDQVDFDAVSNYKFQLLDTAFRRFEAGESTLFLADFEAYCARESHWLDDYALFVVLKYIHDGKTWTEWEDGLKRRRAAALREARKVHAHGIRMQMFWQFLFDLQWQTLKQYSNQRGISIIGDLPIYVAHDSADVWANAKLFHLDAEGWQTVVAGVPPDYFSETGQRWGNPIYRWDLMEKNGFPWWTRRIANILKQVDFVRLDHFRGFEAFWQVPATEDTAVNGIWVDGPGARLFEVLESRLGELPVVAENLGVITPGVVALME